The following proteins are encoded in a genomic region of Haloarcula marina:
- a CDS encoding nuclear transport factor 2 family protein codes for MDARATVQDYYDSLRQGAPLDTFFADDRAADDPIVKFGVSERLVGADAIQEGLRDQTASTSDWTVESDALRVTERKSVAWFSDDVALSWTAGETRYEFETRWSGTLEHREDGWRFVGMHVSVATAL; via the coding sequence ATGGACGCGAGAGCGACGGTCCAAGACTACTACGACTCGCTTCGGCAGGGCGCGCCGCTGGATACCTTCTTCGCCGACGACCGGGCGGCGGACGACCCAATCGTGAAGTTCGGGGTCTCCGAGCGACTCGTCGGAGCCGACGCGATTCAGGAGGGCCTGCGGGACCAGACGGCCTCGACCAGTGACTGGACCGTCGAGAGCGACGCGCTCCGCGTCACCGAGCGCAAGTCCGTCGCGTGGTTCAGCGACGACGTGGCGCTCTCGTGGACAGCGGGCGAGACGCGCTACGAGTTCGAGACGCGGTGGAGCGGGACGCTCGAACACCGCGAGGACGGGTGGCGGTTCGTCGGGATGCACGTCAGCGTCGCGACGGCCCTGTGA